One stretch of Nicotiana tabacum cultivar K326 chromosome 18, ASM71507v2, whole genome shotgun sequence DNA includes these proteins:
- the LOC142172537 gene encoding protein FAR1-RELATED SEQUENCE 4-like: MSFASFVGVNQHRQSILLGCALMSSEDITSYKMVLSTWLGALNNVHPLTIMTDQCDSIKAAINALMPNTVHRCCIWHIFAKLPTKLSEVLEGKIAKAEFKALVLDSVNVVEFERRWTDYIAKYNLDGRD; this comes from the coding sequence ATGTCATTTGCTTCATTTGTTGGTGTCAATCAGCATAGACAATCAATACTTTTGGGATGCGCTCTTATGTCTAGTGAGGATATAACAAGTTACAAAATGGTGCTATCTACATGGCTTGGGGCTCTAAACAATGTTCATCCATTAACTATCATGACTGACCAATGTGATAGTATTAAGGCTGCCATCAATGCATTGATGCCAAATACGGTACATAGATGTTGCATATGGCACATATTCGCAAAGTTGCCTACAAAGTTAAGCGAAGTTCTTGAAGGTAAGATTGCAAAGGCAGAATTTAAGGCTTTAGTCCTTGATAGCGTTAACGTTGTTGAGTTTGAGAGAAGATGGACTGATTATATTGCAAAATATAACTTAGATGGAAGGGATTGA
- the LOC107783922 gene encoding uncharacterized protein LOC107783922, with product MASACVNKMGMSPEKFLDCSPAAKYHQSFGWLSPRMSFSREFQDDVVGDSSKVAAGAKHTSSSPHIEKKSSVKDKAEELDPEVSKDMVADFEFRLEDPVTMLPADELFSDGKLVPLHLSMVRPATTTISAGVRSPDTPQLRMRNEILISNADPYLFSPKAPRCTTRWRELLGLKKQQQHQNNNAKQETQRTSSLPSSTSAHKSLKNYFHRSSKSLSASLDSSLNLPLLQKDSDNESVSISSRLSLSSSSSGHDHDDLPRLSLDSDKPSNFSRNIMTNPRRVRLVKHRVSSSEAARVGRSPVRRQPAADSSSAVTTHARGVSVDSPRMNSSGKIVFHSLERSSSSPSTFNGGPRYKHRGMERSYSANVRVTPVLNVPVCSLRGSSKFGFPLFSSSSSSSQQKKEGTSSNSYNIRSRTDRIKE from the coding sequence ATGGCTTCAGCTTGCGTAAACAAAATGGGTATGTCGCCGGAGAAGTTTCTAGATTGTTCTCCGGCTGCGAAATACCACCAGTCCTTTGGTTGGCTAAGTCCAAGAATGTCATTCAGTAGGGAGTTTCAGGACGACGTTGTCGGCGACTCTTCCAAGGTTGCTGCCGGAGCAAAGCACACTTCTTCTTCACCACATATTGAGAAGAAGAGTAGTGTTAAAGATAAGGCAGAGGAATTAGATCCAGAAGTTTCCAAAGATATGGTAGCTGATTTCGAGTTTCGACTTGAAGATCCGGTGACTATGCTGCCAGCCGACGAGCTCTTCTCCGATGGGAAGCTCGTGCCGCTGCATCTCTCCATGGTCCGTCCGGCCACCACCACTATTTCCGCCGGAGTTAGATCGCCGGATACACCTCAGCTTAGAATGAGAAATGAGATTTTGATTTCGAATGCGGATCCGTACTTGTTCTCTCCTAAGGCGCCGAGGTGTACTACGCGGTGGAGGGAGCTTTTAGGGTTGAAGAAACAGCAGCAGCATCAAAACAACAACGCTAAGCAAGAAACACAGAGAACGTCTTCATTACCTAGCAGTACTAGTGCTCATAAATccttgaaaaattattttcatcGCAGCTCTAAATCCTTAAGTGCTTCTTTAGACTCGTCTCTTAACCTTCCGTTGCTGCAAAAAGACTCCGATAACGAGTCCGTTTCAATTTCTTCTAGATTATCACTTTCGTCCTCCTCTTCAGGCCATGACCACGATGATCTTCCTAGGCTTTCCCTCGATTCGGATAAACCAAGCAATTTCTCTCGAAATATAATGACTAATCCTCGCAGGGTACGATTGGTGAAGCATAGGGTATCATCGTCTGAAGCCGCGAGAGTGGGCCGAAGCCCGGTTCGCAGACAACCGGCCGCAGACTCTAGTAGTGCTGTTACAACCCATGCCAGAGGAGTCTCTGTTGATAGTCCTCGCATGAACTCGTCGGGGAAGATTGTATTCCACAGCCTAGAGAGAAGCTCAAGCAGTCCCAGCACCTTTAATGGTGGGCCTAGGTATAAGCACAGAGGAATGGAGAGATCTTATTCAGCTAATGTCCGTGTTACTCCTGTTCTCAATGTTCCAGTTTGTTCCTTAAGAGGGTCTTCAAAATTTGgatttcctttgttttcttcttcatcctcatcatcccAACAGAAGAAAGAAGGCACAAGTTCTAATTCCTATAACATCAGGTCCAGAACAGATCGCATTAAGGAATGA